The Miscanthus floridulus cultivar M001 unplaced genomic scaffold, ASM1932011v1 fs_661_2_3, whole genome shotgun sequence genome contains a region encoding:
- the LOC136532581 gene encoding ubiquitin C-terminal hydrolase 13-like: MPRLCTVKVVREEDLRSQTGHDGHYFDLVDFSRVPAFLVGVDTPLCRFKEQLAEAFGIPVQSQRLWFFVQRQNGTFRPCTPLAPNEEELSVGMESSEESNACELHLFLEVLHPLRVRNMISKDDILVFLKLYDPGQRQLRYVGTLFVKASSKPSCILPKLRTLAGFHAYEEIELYEEIKFEPTLICERIDINGTFTYNQIENGDIICYQKTANSEDKYPNVELFFKHVLGQKVPVLSKT; the protein is encoded by the exons ATGCCGCGCCTTTGCACAGTCAAG GTGGTGAGAGAAGAAGATTTGCGCTCGCAGACTGGGCATGATGGCCACTACTTTGATCTCGTCGATTTCAGCAGGGTCCCGGCTTTCCTGGTCGGGGTAGACACGCCCCTCTGCCGTTTCAAG GAACAACTAGCTGAAGCATTTGGCATCCCAGTTCAATCTCAACGCCTCTGGTTTTTTGTTCAACGACAAAATGGGACATTCCGCCCTTGCACGCCTTTAGCTCCCAATGAAGAGGAACTATCT GTAGGAATGGAGTCATCGGAAGAATCTAATGCTTGTGAGCTGCATCTGTTTTTGGAG GTGCTTCATCCTCTTCGTGTGCGCAATATGATTAGCAAAGATGACATATTGGTGTTCCTAAAGCTGTATGACCCAGGTCAAAGACAGCTACG ATATGTCGGCACACTCTTTGTCAAAGCTTCGTCAAAGCCTTCATGTATTCTTCCAAAGCTAAGAACTCTAGCTGGTTTTCATGCATACGAAGAAATTGAATTGTATGAG GAAATAAAATTCGAACCGACGTTGATATGTGAGAGGATTGACATTAATGGTACCTTTACATATAATCAG ATTGAAAATGGGGACATTATTTGCTACCAGAAAACGGCCAACTCAGAGGACAAATATCCTAATGTTGAATTGTTCTTCAAGCATGTTCTTGGTCAGAAGGTGCCTGTTCTATCAAAAACTTGA
- the LOC136532580 gene encoding intermembrane lipid transfer protein VPS13-like, protein MLEDQVAFLLQKYLGNYVRGLSKEALKISVWRGDVELTNMQLKPEALNSLKLPVRVKAGFLGSVKLKVPWSRLGQEPVLVYLDRIFILAEPATQVEGCSEDAVQEAKRSRVREMEIKLLERQQQLKSELNSSWLGSFVGTVIGNIKLSIGNIHIRYEDVESNPGHPFAAGLVLSKLSAVTVDDFGKETFATGGDLDRVKKSVELESLAVYFDSDSSPWIVDKPWEDLLPSEWSQVFEFQEQDGSRSASKKHAYILQPVSGKAKYTKIQLTEAKKTGQALQNAAVDLDDVTLSLSKDGYRDMLKMADNFSTFNQRLRYAHLRPSLPVKSDPRAWWKYAYKVMTQEMKKASGSLSWEQLLRNARLRKAYVSLYASLLKSDMSRLVVDDDEEIKRMDRELDMEVILQWRMLAHKFVEQSVETYQYAQQNKQQSWWSFGWTGSSKDEEDSKSFTAEDWERLNQIIGYKETNEYIPDQQDMKLMQFDFEIRMKHNASKLTIDDSECLADLSCQDFCCNLKMYPEAKIFDLKLGSYRLLSPYGLLAESASVVDSFVGIFSYKPFDEQLDWSFTAKASPCYITYLKDSIDQIVGFFKSSPTISQNLALETAAAVQMTLDEVKRTAQQQMTRVLKDQSRFSLNMDIAAPKITVPTKFRPDDVHETKLLLDLGNLVLRTEEIWDAYTSEEQDMYLNFNLVLSDVSAFLVDGDYHWNETSDETNLLPVIDKCGIALKLQQIQLESPLYPSTRLAIRVPSLGFHFSPARYHRLMEIFKNFQDGASDNSSSDHEHLWDHADFEGSSSLLTWKGVGNREAAWQHRYLRLVGPFLYVFENSMSTTYKQWFSLRGKQVHQVPTELTNGVQNILALHDSGQVNPKILEDTGALILLFDNDEARKIWQSRLQGAIYRASGSAAISSFPGVALPSEAHSFKGSFPDVADTEKLFVAGILDELKICFSCGYESNHKLKKVLLAKESSLFEFRAVGGQVELSMKGGNLLIGTILGSLEIEDQFYYPGSPVPRFLAKSYINSMQTQELPSPSRKNSSGPRGTQLKKHDSEENFFEASDDFDEFETPMHRERTISDYFSTQNFLPTSVPSLQPPTFNRIPDLIPDTELQTGGFTLDDSGTFDSFVKAQIVIYDQHSPQYNSLDNRVNISKISSHYIIVEGRESPHSRCGWGAFHIYSQ, encoded by the exons ATGTTGGAGGACCAGGTCGCCTTCCTGCTGCAGAAGTACCTCGGCAACTACGTCCGGGGGCTCAGCAAGGAGGCGCTGAAGATCAGCGTCTGGAGAG GTGATGTAGAGCTCACAAACATGCAACTGAAGCCAGAAGCGCTCAATTCATTGAAATTACCTGTTAGAGTCAAAGCTGGTTTTCTTGGTTCCGTGAAGCTCAAG GTTCCATGGAGCAGGTTGGGACAAGAGCCAGTTTTGGTTTATCTTGATCGAATTTTTATACTAGCTGAACCAGCAACACAAGTTGAAGGTTGCAGCGAGGATGCTGTCCAGGAAGCAAAAAGAAGTCGAGTTAGG GAAATGGAGATCAAATTATTGGAGCGCCAACAGCAACTGAAATCTGAACTA AATTCATCATGGCTTGGGTCTTTCGTTGGCACTGTAATTGGAAATATCAAGTTATCCATTGGCAATATTCATATCAGATACGAAGACGTAGAGAG CAATCCTGGCCACCCTTTCGCAGCAGGTCTGGTACTTTCAAAGCTTTCAGCAGTTACAGTGGACGACTTTGGCAAGGAGACTTTTGCCACAGGTGGTGATTTGGATCGAGTGAAAAAG TCTGTTGAACTTGAGAGTCTTGCGGTGTATTTTGACTCTGATAGCAGTCCCTGGATTGTGGATAAACCCTGGGAGGATTTACTTCCATCAGAGTGGAGTCAG GTTTTTGAGTTTCAGGAGCAGGATGGTTCCAGATCTGCTTCAAAAAAGCATGCCTACATTTTACAACCTGTGTCTGGCAAAGCAAAATATACAAAGATACAACTTACTGAGGCAAAGAAAACAGGACAAGCATTGCAAAATGCTGCAGTTGATTTGGATGATGTTACTCTGTCGTTGTCAAAG GATGGCTACAGGGACATGTTGAAGATGGCTGATAATTTCTCTACTTTTAATCAACGGCTGAGATATGCTCATCTCCGACCATCTTTACCAGTAAAATCGGATCCACGAGCTTGGTGGAAATATGCATACAAGGTGATGACTCAGGAAATGAAGAAAGCAAG TGGGAGTCTTTCTTGGGAGCAATTATTGAGAAATGCAAGACTTCGGAAGGCATATGTATCTTTATATGCATCCCTCTTGAAATCTGACATGAGTCGACTGGTTGTTGATGACGATGAGGAGATTAAGAGGATGGACCGTGAACTTGATATGGAGGTTATTCTACAGTGGAG GATGCTAGCTCACAAGTTTGTAGAACAGTCGGTGGAAACATATCAGTATGCTCAACAAAATAAGCAGCAGTCCTGGTGGTCATTTGGATG GACTGGCTCTTCAAAGGATGAGGAAGATTCAAAGAGTTTTACTGCTGAAGATTGGGAAAGACTAAATCAGATTATTGGGTACAAAGAAACCAATGAGTATATCCCTGATCAACAGGATATGAAACTGATGCAATTTGATTTTGAAATACGTATGAAACATAATGCATCAAAGCTTACCATTGATGATTCGGAGTGCCTTGCTGATCTCTCGTGTCAAGATTTCTGCTGCAACTTGAAAATGTATCCGGAGGCAAAAATATTTGATCTGAAGCTGGGTTCCTACAGGCTTTTATCTCCATATGGCCTGCTTGCTGAG AGTGCAAGTGTCGTTGATTCTTTTGTCGGCATCTTCTCCTACAAACCTTTTGATGAGCAACTAGACTGGAGTTTCACAGCTAAAGCTTCTCCTTGTTATATAACT TATTTAAAGGATTCAATCGATCAAATTGTTGGCTTCTTCAAGAGTAGCCCTACCATTAGCCAGAACTTGGCACTAGAGACTGCTGCTGCTGTACAG ATGACACTAGATGAAGTGAAACGGACTGCTCAACAGCAAATGACTCGGGTGCTAAAAGATCAGTCCAG GTTTTCACTGAACATGGATATTGCTGCTCCAAAAATTACCGTTCCTACCAAGTTCCGACCAGATGATGTACATGAGACTAAGCTTTTGCTTGACCTTGGAAATTTAGTTCTTCGGACAGAG GAAATATGGGATGCCTATACTTCAGAAGAGCAGGATATGTATCTAAACTTCAATTTGGTGCTTAGTGATGTCTCTGCATTTCTGGTGGATGGTGATTACCATTGGAATGAAACATCTGATGAAACAAACTTGTTGCCGGTAATTGACAAGTGCGGGATTGCTTTGAAGCTTCAGCAG ATCCAGTTAGAAAGTCCTCTCTATCCTTCCACAAGACTGGCGATACGGGTGCCTTCCCTAggatttcatttctctcctgcaCGCTATCATCGTTTAATGGaaatttttaaaaattttcaAGATGGTGCTAGTGACAATAGCAGTTCAGATCATGAACACTTGTGGGATCATGCTGACTTTGAAGGGTCGTCATCTCTTCTCACATGGAAG GGGGTTGGAAACCGGGAAGCTGCTTGGCAACACAGATATTTGCGTCTAGTGGGTCCATTTCTCTATGTATTTGAAAATTCAATGTCTACAACATACAAGCAATGGTTCAG TTTACGTGGGAAACAAGTTCATCAGGTACCTACTGAGCTTACAAATGGTGTGCAGAACATCCTGGCGCTGCATGATTCTGGCCAAGTTAATCCCA AGATTCTGGAAGACACTGGTGCTTTAATTTTGTTGTTTGATAATGACGAGGCACGAAAGATATGGCAGAGCCGTTTACAGGGTGCTATATACCGTGCATCG GGTTCTGCTGCAATTTCAAGCTTCCCTGGAGTTGCTCTCCCATCAGAGGCCCACTCATTCAAAGGCAGCTTTCCCGATGTTGCTGACACAGAGAAATTATTTGTTGCTGGCATTCTTGATGAGTTAAAGATATGTTTTTCATGTGGCTATGAG AGTAACCACAAACTAAAAAAAGTTCTGCTAGCTAAGGAGAGCAGCCTGTTTGAATTTCGGGCAGTTGGTGGTCAG GTTGAACTCTCAATGAAAGGTGGCAATTTACTGATAGGAACTATTTTGGGGTCACTAGAAATTGAAGACCAGTTTTACTACCCAGGGAGTCCTGTGCCAAGGTTCTTGGCAAAGTCTTATATCAATAGCATGCAAACCCAAGAACTCCCATCTCCTAGTCGAAAGAACAGTTCAGGACCTAGAGGCACCCAATTGAAGAAACATGACAGTGAGGAAAACTTTTTTGAGGCATCAGAtgattttgatgaatttgaaacACCTATGCATCGAGAGAGGACTATATCAGACTATTTTAGCACCCAGAACTTTTTGCCTACCAGTGTTCCTTCCCTACAGCCGCCAACATTTAATCGAATTCCTGATTTGATACCAGACACTGAACTTCAAACTGGGGGATTCACATTGGATGATAGTGGCACTTTCGATAGTTTTGTGAAAGCTCAGATAGTGATTTATGATCAACATTCCCCCCAGTACAACAGCTTGGACAACAGGGTAAATATCTCAAAAATCTCATCTCATTACATAATTGTAGAAGGTAGAGAATCACCACACTCACGATGTGGGTGGGgagcctttcatatatatagccaatag
- the LOC136532578 gene encoding uncharacterized mitochondrial protein AtMg00810-like translates to MAYLLLYVDDIIVTASSPALLQHVTSRLHSEFAMTDLGDLHHFLGISVTRDSSGLFLSQRQYAADLLQRAGMAECHPTATPVDARTKLSASEGAPIANPSEYRSLAGALQYLTLTRPDLAYAVQQVCLFMHDPREPHLALIKRILRYVKGSLSAGLHLGSGAVDQLTAYSDADWAGCPDTRRSTSGFCVYLGDNLVSWSSKRQTTVSRSSAEAEYRAVAHVVAECCWLRQLLQELHISIPLATVVYCDNVSAVYMAANPVHHRRTKHIEIDIHFVREKVALGQFRVLHVPSAHQFADIMTKGLPVQLFTDFRTSLCVRDASATTAGGY, encoded by the coding sequence ATGGCCTACCTCCTcctctacgttgatgacatcatcgtCACCGCGTCGTCACCGGCCCTTCTCCAGCATGTCACTTCACGCCTTCACTCGGAGTTCGCCATGACGGACCTCGGCGACTTACACCACTTCCTCGGCATCTCGGTGACGCGGGACAGCAGCGGGCTGTTCCTCTCCCAGCGGCAGTACGCTGCTGATCTCCTCCAGCGTGCTGGCATGGCTGAATGCCATCCGACAGCTACTCCTGTGGATGCCCGGACCAAGCTGTCCGCCTCAGAGGGCGCCCCAATTGCCAATCCCTCGGAGTACAGGAGCCTTGCGGGTGCGCTCCAGTACCTCACTCTGACAAGGCCGGACCTGGCTTATGCTGTCCAGCAGGTCTGCCTCTTCATGCACGACCCCCGCGAGCCACACCTTGCGCTGATCAAGCGTATCCTACGATACGTCAAGGGGTCTCTGTCCGCCGGTCTGCACTTGGGCTCCGGTGCCGTTGACCAGCTCACAGCCTACTCCGACGCCGACTGGGCTGGCTGCCCAGACACGCGCCGTTCTACCTCTGGCTTCTGCGTCTACCTCGGTGACAACCTGGTGTCCTGGTCTTCCAAGCGTCAGACGACCGTGTCTCGCTCCAGTGCCGAAGCAGAGTACCGAGCAGTGGCCCATGTTGTTGCCGAGTGCTGCTGGCTGCGTCAGCTTTTACAGGAGCTCCACATCTCCATCCCGCTTGCGACGGTTGTCTACTGTGACAATGTGAGCGCCGTCTACATGGCTGCCAACCCCGTCCACCACCGCCGCACGAAGCACATCGAGATCGACATCCACTTCGTCCGTGAAAAGGTCGCTCTGGGACAGTTCCGTGTTCTCCATGTCCCATCTGCACATCAGTTCGCAGATATCATGACCAAGGGTCTGCCCGTCCAGCTCTTCACTGATTTTCGGACCAGTCTATGCGTCCGTGATGCTTCCGCTACGACTGCGGGCGGGTATTAG